In the genome of Aphidius gifuensis isolate YNYX2018 linkage group LG6, ASM1490517v1, whole genome shotgun sequence, the window aaattaaaTTGAGACATTTATCCAAGCACctctaattgaaaaataataaaaatattgattatgttttataaaaaaaaattaaatttgacaattttatagaaaattagttttaaaaaaaaattttttcttgtcagttttgatgaattatttattttttaaattattttcttttttttttttctttttattattttatttttagtgtttttaactcttttattatctttatttttgtgcatgttttatttatctacTTGTTTGTCTatttgtattgaaaattttccttaaaataatttattttagttttttcttattgcacatttatttacttacaaacacaatataaaaatatttaaattaattttatttaacattgtgaatatttgaatttatttgaaaaaaaaaatgcaaatatttacaatgatagataattgaatattggttttataaaaaaaaaaatatttaatttaataatcataggTTCAATGGCTTTTGGAAAATTATGAAACAGCAGATGGTGTATCATTGCCACGTTCAACACTTTACAATCATTATTTACGTCattgtattgataataaattagatCCAGTTAATGCTGCTAGttttggtaaattaataaGATCAGTATTTCTTGGTTTACGAACACGTCGTCTAGGCACAAGGTAAATTTATCtttcacaaaaataattgtacaaGAAAATCAAGCTAATTTATcttatgtaattaatttttattttactattctAGAGGTAAttcaaaatatcattattatggAATTCGTGTAAAGCCAAATTCTTCATTAAATATGCTTGATGAAGACGGACGTAgaaatatatcaaattcaacaaatcaaacaaaacgatcaaaatttataaatccaaAACAAGAACAAGCCTACGATAATAATTCacataataatacaaatgtaaCGTCAAACACAACAATACCACAGTATCATCAATTTCTTGGTGAGGCTAGTATTGCTATACCAGAATTTCCAGAAATAATTGTTGGTCATGGATCATCACTTCCTGAAGATTGTACACTTGAAGATATTGATACATTTAGAAGTATTTATCGTGAACATTGTGAGGCATTTTTAGATGctgtattaaattttgaatttgcaACTGTTGAAAGTTTGTGGAGAGAATTTTGGCGTagtcaagataataataatggtgatgaatgtgaagaagaaaaatatttatcaaagtaagttttgataattattttatattaaaatttaactaattatttattatttaattttttctatcaaaagtttatttatttttttttcaatttaaaatgtttgtttagtttttaatcatttaaaaaatatataaaaaaatttttctagtaaaaaatgaaaattcagttgacatatttatataataaatttatttcttttttttagaacAAAATTGTATCAAATGTGTAAGTGTTGTGAAGTACaggaatttataaaaacagttGATTAcacattttatcaaaatttagtAGAAGTTTTAATGCCAGATGTTCTTCGACCAATAccaagtaagaaaaaaatatttatcaatttgtaatGAGTcattacttgtttattttataaatttatattaattttttttatcaaaaggtACATTGACCCAGTCAATTAGAAATTTTGCAAAAGGTCTTGAATCATGGCTGACTGCTGCAATGAATGACTGTCCTGAAGAAATGAtgcaaataaaagtaaatattaaattaaaaataaatatatcaagatgatttaataattatttaaatgatttattattcagTTGACAGCTGTATCAGCATTTGCTCAAACTCTCAGACGATATACTTCCTTGAATCATCTTGCTCAGGCTGCACGTGCTGTATTACAAAATTCtagtcaaataaatcaaatgttaGCTGATTTAAATCGTGTTGATTTTCACAATGTACAAGAACAggtgagttttttatttttaaatttgataatttatataaatttgcttACACAATGTctgtcaaaattaatttatctaatttttataaatttataagctataaattaatataaaatgtgcaaataaaatacaagtggaaataaaaaaataatatcttttcTTTACACttgtgtaaatttaaaattaatatacaatttgagttaattttattatgtaaatttaatttttcaaggcCTCCTGGGTATGCCAATGTGATTATACAGTTGTACAACGTTTAGAAGCTGATTTTAAAGTAacattacaacaacaaaattcacTTGAACAATGGGCAATTTGGTTGAAGAGTGTTGTAACACAAGTTTTAAAACCTTACGAGGGTAAACCAACATTTGCCAAAGCTGCTCGTCAATTTTTACTTAAATGGTCTTTCTACAGGTATTAATTCCTTCCAAACTAATTTAATCaagttaaattgtttataaatttttgtatttttcatttttaaatttagttcaaTGGTTATTCGTGATCTTACATTGAGAAGTGCTGCAAGTTTTGGATCATTTCATCTTATACGATTACTTTATGATGAGtacatgttttatttaattgaacatCAAGTTGCACTTGCTACTGGAACAACTCCAATTGCTGTTATGGGAGATGtaagtttgtttatttattttttaaatataatattttatttattgtttttatttttttatttagaaaaatcagGGTTGTCAAATAATCAGTAGCTTTGGAAATACATCAAATGgaggtaaatatttataaaattacattgtctataatttattataaataatttaaatttaaaatgaaaaatgtttttctttttctataaaaaatgtaaaagaatTACaaccgttaaaaaaaaaaaaatagtaaaactaaattacaaaaaatattgactatTATAAATgttcttttaattaaaataatttttttacagatacATCGAATACAAATCAATCAAAACGCATGAAAATGAGCTAACTGAGTGATAGcattttttagttataaaaTAGCCATGTCAGTACACAAATATTTTAccaataatgacaaaaaaagtaaaaaagaaaaaaaaaatgtcaaataagGCCTATCAAATTAAGTAGATCTAATAGactaatagataaattttaattatctaatatcaaagaaagaaataaaaataaaaaagacaaattccCTTAGGACGTAccaagtttaataataaaaaaatatatagataaaaaaatattatcgtgATAACTTggtaaataatgtaaatgaaaaataaaaaattaatgattatttatttatcgataatattaaaaacaaggTCTAGTCGAAATATCAACGATTTGATAAAAGGGACCATGATTATTTCATGTCCTAAAATTAAAacgatatatattattatttttttttgaataaaattcaatcgaaaaattgacaaagagtatttaaaatttagctaaggctggatataaaattaaactgaAAAAATGATCCTTAATCGCCCGTCCTTTGCACAAACGCGCGGTTCAAtgtgtaataataattccgccctattgattattattaatattaataataaataaaaaataaaaataaaattttaagcaaaaataaaaaaatagtatgaatattatttattcatgctGGAGTATATATATGgagatagaaataataaaaataaaattaaaattaataattatttatattaacaattattattagataggaccaatatttatattttttattaaaattgtattatgaatgataaaacagaaaaaagatcaaaaaaaaatataattaatattataattgaaattattataaaattatttttaaataagtttaatactcaataatgaaaatttaaaatccacTGGcacattgtaaataaataacacacaAACATACacaaattttctaaataaaaagaaaatgaaaaattttaaaaaaataataataaaacgcACGATTGTTATAGTTTTAAGGTATGTAAATGTTAAGTgtgtttgtatttataaaattcgagtgtttataaaatgcaagaatatttttttaacataatttaattgatatattaatttaaatttcttgtacattttattttcactcgaTTTTAAATCGtgctattaattaatattgctgatcgttgaaaaaacaaaaagtttttttttttctttaaattttctctgagttattattttgttattaataataattattatttgttttttaatttacaatgtaaacgattgaaagaaaataattgtgcaatttttatttgtattcaatgattaattaattattttaaaaaaaaacaacagaatggaaaaaaataaaaactatcattttttgtcaaatttaattataaaaaaagcaatttataattaatttataaataataaaaagactgatcattaaaaaaaaaacaatgtatacCAAACAGATAAATTGATCatatgacaatttaaaatttaattattattttatttgttgtttattgatattatttgtttaatttattttatcatttattttagtttttattttttactagtCAAAGTAACTAATAAGTTTATTTAACCAATGTAATATCGATCAGCattgtgaaataataaataataatatatcggtacaaggaaataattaaaaattatttccataACTGTTATGAGCttatacatgtaaaaaaaaaaaatggaaaaaagaaaaaaaaaaactatcgatACCTAAGTGTACCTAATATGATAATggcttattatttattgataacgaTAAAAcaggaaaataatattgacagtgatatattgatttaattaaaaattgataaaatagttttaaaatttatcaacaaaatattttaataatttaatttgaaccGTTTTCATCACTCAAAGCTCTTGCacaaaataacttttttttttttttctatgataattgataataatgataataaaaaatataacttccATAATTAATTggagtttaatatttttttgtttttcctgTTTACATcgtcaattaattattgatattatttatccaTAAATACGTcgatgaaaattattgaaaaaatgctacaatttttttacaaaattaaataattttttttttattattatgaaaaataatgatgaaaaaacaaacGGCCTTACATGCAtttaagaatttaaaattgataaatttaaaaaaaaaattaaaacaggaAAAGATCTTAACATTTAcactgaaaattatttaaaaaaaattttttttttaaatatgcatttctttgataaaaaaaatatatatataaatgatattttaatataattcatatCTTATTCATCGAGTGAATGAGATTTCAaagaaattatcaattgaatagaattatttttagaaaaataataaatgcagCTCAAATctatatgaaaaacaaaaaaagtaaataaattcatgaaaaacgaaaaatgaataaaatatgttttatgtcatatttacgaaaaaattaaaattaaaataaatatataaatggtTTAAATATGTAGTTTATTCTATCAAGCTATACTtatcagtaaaataaaatgaatttgagtactgataataataaacaaacaacaaacaaatgaaaaattaattgtaatatatataaaataaatatatatgttcaaaaatgaaattaaaaaagaaaaaaacaaacaccttgcttaattattcatttcaattattaataaaaaaactttagcatgtgtcaatttaaatacaataaatttacataacttattaattaacttgttaatttattaacaatttttaaaaaaaagaacaaaactactttttttttttgttcattttatttttaaatacaaataaaaattaattcaacaggtagataatcaaaataataaatatatatcattaataaacaacaaaaaaattaatttaattaataatatttataatttttatttataatttatgtataaacaatttttcaaagtcaaattaaactaaaagaaattaaaattaattcaacaggtatatttaattatttataacatttaaaataaattaataaacaattaaaaaatttatttaattaataatatttataattttccttatattttattgataaacaatttttaaaatcaaaaaaagaaaagaagagaCGTTTATGTTGCGCAAGCGTATGGAAGTCAAGCCTACCGGTTAATTTTAGAACTAAAATCATACGTGTGTGTTTATCCATgtatgagagagaaaaaaaaaaaaaaagagagagacaagtgcatataaaaataataattttttttttttcagttgtatTGGTATACAGAGCATTTTCAGAATGGCGACTATCTTAATTCAGTGAGCGAGTACTTATTCCCGCCCATAAAACGTGATAATTGTgacattaaataaactttataatttgtgttaataataatattatattattttttaaaaaatgattattgatAATCCAGAACAATTCAAGGCATGGCTAACTGCTGTTTTGGAGCCATTGTAAGTAGGCCAGCTTGTCCAATTTATTTCCTACtgaatttccttttttttttttttattttttgtctcttACATATTATATCTTGTTCTTGTTTAActgtgcattttttttttatttcaattaaaattatattttcatttttattgacatatttttatacatgatgatgatgatttgatataattatccATAATACATGTGTCGAGTTGTTCACCAATGCGTGGggttcaatttttaattctatttaaatttgtcaCGTCATAATCTCTGTCTTCCATCAcctattattatcaatattatcgttttaatattttatatttatatctttagCAAATACTCATATCAACTATCATGCTATTaacaatcataaatttatattataatcattCATCAATAGTCCacaatagacaaaaaaaatactttaaccttaattttatgtattttttttccatttttattctGCAATTTTCCATTATATCATTTTgggtttgttgtttttttttttttatgttgggATTGATGTAACCATGGAGGAAGTTATAATATGGCAAATCATTAGCCACATAATGGCTATGATgatgtattaaatattattgttgaaaaacaattaatgaatgaataattattattacagatGTGACGCTGATCCAGCAGCATTAGCAAAATATGTATATGCATTggtaaaaaaagataaaacacTTGATGAATTACGTGGTGGTATGGTAGAACAATTGGATGTATTTTTACAACATGGTaagttttcaataaatataattaaaaaaatataaatacaagtatatgtttaattgaaataattaaatgatttatttacagAAACAAAAAGTTTTGTGGAgttgttatttaaaacattggaaacacaaaaatatgaattacCATTGCcaaaaattgattcaacaaTTGGTGGTACAACACCACCATGTATTAATACACcatcaaatttacaaattattaaaactgaaaatattgatatacaAATACCAATTGTTCCAATAATATCAAGTCCAacattacaacaacaacaacaacaacaacaaacaattATGCCATTGCAAATTAATGGTTCATCAATAAtgccattatcatcatcaacaacaacaataacaccaACACAACAACAACTACCACCACCGACACCAACATTATCATTACCACCAACATCAGTTATACCATTAACAACATCACCAACAATTCCAATAATGATTAAACgtgaaaatagaaaatcagAATCAGAAAAAGATGATAAAGATAAACGTCCAAGAAGTCggtgagtaaaaaataatatattaattgttattaattaatataaatataacgtGTAgcttatattaattaaaatttatgattttttttttttttattaaaatagtgGTAGATTACGTTCAAAAACAAGATCTCGTTCACGTTCATGGGAAAGAGATCGTCGTCGTTCACGTAGTAGAGATCATATACGTCGTGATCGTGAACGTGATCGTAGTCGTCCATGGAGAAATAaatcaccaccatcatcaagtGTTCGTAGACATGATAGAAGACGTAGTAGAAGTCGTAGTTTATCACCATTACGTACACGTAATACAcgtgatattattgataatcgTGATCATAGATCACGTTTTCGTAATAGATCACCATCACCATTACGTTCATCATCACGTTCAATTGAAcgtaaaaaattagataaattagAACCACAGCAATTACAAtcacaacaacagcaacaacaacaacatagtCCAGATGGTACAATTATACAAGATAGTAATCATGGTGATATTGACATgagatcatcatcatcaactagTCAACCAGTACGTAGTGTTGTTATTGCACcaccatttaaaaataataataataataatcaacaacaacaacaaacaacaaatgataattttcaacaacaaaaacgtCGTTGTCGTGATTTTGATGAAAAGGGTTATTGTATGAGAGGTGATTTATGTCCATATGATCATGGTACTGATCCAGTTGTACTTGAGGATGTTGCATTAAGTCGTGTATTAACATTTGGTCCACATGGTggaccaacaacaacaacacaaccAATTGTTGGTAATGTTGTTAATGATACACAACAACCAGGACATAATGGTAATTCACAACCACCACATTTACCACTTTCAACATTACCACCATTACCTCATTTAAGAAATCAACATCATGCTAATATGGGtaagttttattatcataataaataaatattttacattatttaaataaaaaaataattaaaaatatataatatattacttATTAGGTACATTTGCAGAATATAATCCAGATGCACCAAGTATGGAACCACGTGGTTTACCATGGCCAAGACATCCTGGTCAAGCACCTGGTATTTATGGACGTGGACAACGTGAATTAATAAGTGTACCTGTAATACCACATCCAAATCAAACAGAtattaatcatcatcaacaacaacagcaa includes:
- the LOC122859136 gene encoding DNA-binding protein RFX2 isoform X1, with the protein product MTTTGAQYALAASTGTGHGGGNSNVVEVDDKPNIVVVTTSSTSAVGSVAQSQTRGQQLITVVTSTDPSNNNNLQPIQLVVQDSLENAADSSNGSSGTQSHVVVNTSHSGHTIIDSDAASSSTGTIVSESPHYITVTVAGESENVGSESVSHPTYVQYVEGDGSTYNLTNGQMTYPVYTVGETGAMYTPASSQYYTSTNTPVTYAQVSGQATNTTGQLLSQGNGTYLIQQSVVDNDPTTHTLITAAARASPQTDSAEAVVSGGGGAYLISGNAGGATISVEEAATAAANMTHATRVSQATVSHIDSPFVQWLLENYETADGVSLPRSTLYNHYLRHCIDNKLDPVNAASFGKLIRSVFLGLRTRRLGTRGNSKYHYYGIRVKPNSSLNMLDEDGRRNISNSTNQTKRSKFINPKQEQAYDNNSHNNTNVTSNTTIPQYHQFLGEASIAIPEFPEIIVGHGSSLPEDCTLEDIDTFRSIYREHCEAFLDAVLNFEFATVESLWREFWRSQDNNNGDECEEEKYLSKTKLYQMCKCCEVQEFIKTVDYTFYQNLVEVLMPDVLRPIPSTLTQSIRNFAKGLESWLTAAMNDCPEEMMQIKLTAVSAFAQTLRRYTSLNHLAQAARAVLQNSSQINQMLADLNRVDFHNVQEQASWVCQCDYTVVQRLEADFKVTLQQQNSLEQWAIWLKSVVTQVLKPYEGKPTFAKAARQFLLKWSFYSSMVIRDLTLRSAASFGSFHLIRLLYDEYMFYLIEHQVALATGTTPIAVMGDKNQGCQIISSFGNTSNGDTSNTNQSKRMKMS
- the LOC122859136 gene encoding DNA-binding protein RFX2 isoform X2, encoding MTTTGAQYALAASTGTGHGGGNSNVVEVDDKPNIVVVTTSSTSAVGSVAQSQTRGQQLITVVTSTDPSNNNNLQPIQDSLENAADSSNGSSGTQSHVVVNTSHSGHTIIDSDAASSSTGTIVSESPHYITVTVAGESENVGSESVSHPTYVQYVEGDGSTYNLTNGQMTYPVYTVGETGAMYTPASSQYYTSTNTPVTYAQVSGQATNTTGQLLSQGNGTYLIQQSVVDNDPTTHTLITAAARASPQTDSAEAVVSGGGGAYLISGNAGGATISVEEAATAAANMTHATRVSQATVSHIDSPFVQWLLENYETADGVSLPRSTLYNHYLRHCIDNKLDPVNAASFGKLIRSVFLGLRTRRLGTRGNSKYHYYGIRVKPNSSLNMLDEDGRRNISNSTNQTKRSKFINPKQEQAYDNNSHNNTNVTSNTTIPQYHQFLGEASIAIPEFPEIIVGHGSSLPEDCTLEDIDTFRSIYREHCEAFLDAVLNFEFATVESLWREFWRSQDNNNGDECEEEKYLSKTKLYQMCKCCEVQEFIKTVDYTFYQNLVEVLMPDVLRPIPSTLTQSIRNFAKGLESWLTAAMNDCPEEMMQIKLTAVSAFAQTLRRYTSLNHLAQAARAVLQNSSQINQMLADLNRVDFHNVQEQASWVCQCDYTVVQRLEADFKVTLQQQNSLEQWAIWLKSVVTQVLKPYEGKPTFAKAARQFLLKWSFYSSMVIRDLTLRSAASFGSFHLIRLLYDEYMFYLIEHQVALATGTTPIAVMGDKNQGCQIISSFGNTSNGDTSNTNQSKRMKMS
- the LOC122859136 gene encoding DNA-binding protein RFX2 isoform X4, producing MTTTGAQYALAASTGTGHGGGNSNVVEVDDKPNIVVVTTSSTSAVGSVAQSQTRGQQLITVVTSTDPSNNNNLQPIQDSLENAADSSNGSSGTQSHVVVNTSHSGHTIIDSDAASSSTGTIVSESPHYITVTVAGESENVGSESVSHPTYVQYVEGDGSTYNLTNGQMTYPVYTVGETGAMYTPASSQYYTSTNTPVTYAQVSGQATNTTGQLLSQGNGTYLIQQSVVDNDPTTHTLITAAARASPQTDSAVQWLLENYETADGVSLPRSTLYNHYLRHCIDNKLDPVNAASFGKLIRSVFLGLRTRRLGTRGNSKYHYYGIRVKPNSSLNMLDEDGRRNISNSTNQTKRSKFINPKQEQAYDNNSHNNTNVTSNTTIPQYHQFLGEASIAIPEFPEIIVGHGSSLPEDCTLEDIDTFRSIYREHCEAFLDAVLNFEFATVESLWREFWRSQDNNNGDECEEEKYLSKTKLYQMCKCCEVQEFIKTVDYTFYQNLVEVLMPDVLRPIPSTLTQSIRNFAKGLESWLTAAMNDCPEEMMQIKLTAVSAFAQTLRRYTSLNHLAQAARAVLQNSSQINQMLADLNRVDFHNVQEQASWVCQCDYTVVQRLEADFKVTLQQQNSLEQWAIWLKSVVTQVLKPYEGKPTFAKAARQFLLKWSFYSSMVIRDLTLRSAASFGSFHLIRLLYDEYMFYLIEHQVALATGTTPIAVMGDKNQGCQIISSFGNTSNGDTSNTNQSKRMKMS
- the LOC122859136 gene encoding DNA-binding protein RFX2 isoform X3, translating into MTTTGAQYALAASTGTGHGGGNSNVVEVDDKPNIVVVTTSSTSAVGSVAQSQTRGQQLITVVTSTDPSNNNNLQPIQLVVQDSLENAADSSNGSSGTQSHVVVNTSHSGHTIIDSDAASSSTGTIVSESPHYITVTVAGESENVGSESVSHPTYVQYVEGDGSTYNLTNGQMTYPVYTVGETGAMYTPASSQYYTSTNTPVTYAQVSGQATNTTGQLLSQGNGTYLIQQSVVDNDPTTHTLITAAARASPQTDSAEAVVSGGGGAYLISGNAGGATISVEEAATAAANMTHATRVSQATVQWLLENYETADGVSLPRSTLYNHYLRHCIDNKLDPVNAASFGKLIRSVFLGLRTRRLGTRGNSKYHYYGIRVKPNSSLNMLDEDGRRNISNSTNQTKRSKFINPKQEQAYDNNSHNNTNVTSNTTIPQYHQFLGEASIAIPEFPEIIVGHGSSLPEDCTLEDIDTFRSIYREHCEAFLDAVLNFEFATVESLWREFWRSQDNNNGDECEEEKYLSKTKLYQMCKCCEVQEFIKTVDYTFYQNLVEVLMPDVLRPIPSTLTQSIRNFAKGLESWLTAAMNDCPEEMMQIKLTAVSAFAQTLRRYTSLNHLAQAARAVLQNSSQINQMLADLNRVDFHNVQEQASWVCQCDYTVVQRLEADFKVTLQQQNSLEQWAIWLKSVVTQVLKPYEGKPTFAKAARQFLLKWSFYSSMVIRDLTLRSAASFGSFHLIRLLYDEYMFYLIEHQVALATGTTPIAVMGDKNQGCQIISSFGNTSNGDTSNTNQSKRMKMS